From the Sporocytophaga myxococcoides DSM 11118 genome, one window contains:
- a CDS encoding T9SS type A sorting domain-containing protein, with product MKKNILTTAILLASIAGTASAQGVADNFILPKHSSLSAGDNFGASISKFDNYILVGAPDDDKNPATDCQGRFQMTGGAVLYKDGQVIRKYEGTSVFVHNFEIGSKLGQSVAVAAEWLAIGASNDSTTGAVLLVKKDNTGEFSSSVFKKLKMPTNANITPGAANNFGGAVALGRNTLVVGAKRANVNGIDCGAVFIYKLVNGNWNHVSTLVAPNNGLESGFGASVAISNDETKIIVGAPNDFPTSQGTNGSVNIYHNTGGNNWTLNSGIAGGFGIQDGRYGTTVDISNDRAIIGTVGNVVHLIKLVSGGWQDDQVIQSSGDILDVAIEGTKAVYGQFVDGGRVVQLERAGTSASPWVRRSAAGLTQAGARMGWSVDLSNNVVAAGAFGYDWPDLVDPCFTSSNDEAGGAVAYGFDQFNGQYFQGHNFFRSADEVETGNLNAVKTVTVSPNPAESGFIEINSGANVKEIFAVNGMGVNNKLTLQDNNMADISTLAPGIYILQIFTEDGSYTDKLVVK from the coding sequence ATGAAAAAAAACATCTTAACTACAGCAATACTTCTTGCAAGTATTGCTGGCACTGCATCGGCACAAGGAGTTGCTGATAACTTTATACTTCCAAAGCATTCCTCGCTGAGTGCTGGTGATAACTTTGGTGCTTCTATTTCAAAGTTTGACAACTACATTCTTGTAGGTGCACCGGATGACGACAAAAATCCTGCAACTGATTGTCAGGGGAGATTTCAGATGACAGGTGGAGCAGTCTTGTACAAAGATGGCCAAGTAATCAGAAAATATGAAGGTACTTCTGTTTTTGTACACAATTTTGAAATTGGCTCCAAATTAGGACAATCGGTAGCCGTAGCGGCTGAATGGCTTGCAATTGGTGCGTCAAATGACAGCACTACCGGCGCAGTATTGCTTGTAAAGAAAGACAACACGGGGGAGTTCAGTTCATCAGTTTTCAAGAAACTAAAAATGCCAACGAATGCCAACATCACCCCTGGAGCTGCAAACAACTTCGGAGGCGCGGTTGCATTGGGCAGAAATACTCTTGTAGTTGGTGCGAAAAGAGCAAACGTCAATGGAATTGATTGCGGTGCTGTTTTTATATACAAACTGGTGAATGGTAACTGGAACCATGTATCTACTCTTGTTGCGCCTAACAATGGCCTGGAAAGTGGGTTTGGGGCTTCTGTTGCAATAAGCAATGATGAAACGAAAATAATCGTGGGTGCACCTAATGACTTTCCGACATCGCAAGGTACTAATGGTTCTGTCAACATCTATCATAACACAGGAGGAAACAACTGGACATTGAATAGCGGAATTGCCGGAGGATTTGGTATTCAGGACGGCAGGTATGGAACAACTGTGGACATATCCAATGACAGAGCAATCATTGGTACAGTGGGTAATGTTGTTCACCTTATAAAACTAGTGAGCGGAGGCTGGCAGGATGACCAGGTGATCCAGTCATCTGGTGATATATTGGATGTAGCCATTGAAGGCACTAAAGCGGTTTACGGCCAGTTTGTAGATGGTGGAAGAGTAGTACAACTTGAAAGAGCCGGTACTTCTGCAAGTCCATGGGTTCGCAGGTCTGCTGCAGGACTAACCCAGGCGGGAGCAAGAATGGGCTGGTCTGTCGACCTTTCAAACAACGTAGTGGCTGCTGGTGCATTTGGTTATGACTGGCCGGATCTTGTTGATCCATGTTTTACTTCATCAAACGATGAGGCAGGTGGAGCTGTAGCATACGGTTTTGATCAATTCAATGGGCAATACTTCCAGGGACATAATTTCTTCAGATCTGCAGATGAGGTTGAAACAGGCAATCTGAATGCTGTTAAAACAGTAACTGTTTCACCAAACCCTGCTGAATCTGGATTTATAGAAATTAACTCAGGTGCTAATGTAAAAGAGATATTTGCTGTAAATGGAATGGGTGTTAACAACAAGCTAACGTTACAAGACAATAACATGGCAGATATATCAACCCTTGCGCCAGGTATATATATATTACAGATATTTACTGAAGATGGTAGCTATACAGACAAACTTGTTGTTAAATAA
- a CDS encoding leucine-rich repeat-containing protein kinase family protein: MQTLQQLQSGQLHGSKSIKLSCGLSEFPSEIFELADTLEILDLSGNKLSSLPADFGRLKNLKIAFFSDNLFTTYPTVLPHCPNLEMVGFKANQIVNIPAEALSPHLRWLILTNNKIESIPASIGLCTRLQKCMLAGNRLKELPIEMAHCKNIELLRISANRFEALPSWLLSLPKLSWLAIAGNPFCQESQREDHLAEIAWEDLEIKEQLGEGASGNISQAVWQKQPPLEVAVKIFKGEVTSDGLPSDEMKATIAAGTHPNLVQILGKINHHPELKQGLVLRLIPSHYTNLAGPPSYESCTRDNYTEGTSFTVNALVNIAAGMASVCTHLHARGLMHGDFYAHNILIDHEAHALLGDFGAGVLYDISSEVAPALERLEVRAYGCLLEDLLNHITSTDVDLPIVKNFTQLKNECMQAEVMNRPGFDEISKRIQAMVPISN; encoded by the coding sequence ATGCAAACACTTCAACAATTACAATCAGGTCAACTTCACGGATCCAAAAGCATCAAACTTTCTTGTGGTCTTTCAGAATTCCCTTCCGAAATATTCGAACTAGCTGATACGCTGGAGATACTTGACCTATCAGGTAACAAGCTCTCAAGTTTACCAGCTGATTTTGGTCGCTTGAAAAATCTAAAGATTGCGTTCTTTTCTGACAACCTCTTTACCACATATCCAACAGTTTTACCCCATTGTCCAAATTTGGAAATGGTCGGTTTTAAAGCCAACCAGATTGTTAACATTCCTGCAGAAGCACTTTCACCCCATTTGCGCTGGCTGATCCTGACGAATAATAAAATAGAGTCTATTCCAGCTTCTATTGGGCTATGTACTCGTTTGCAGAAATGCATGTTGGCAGGCAACCGATTGAAAGAATTGCCTATCGAAATGGCTCATTGTAAGAATATTGAACTACTTCGTATTTCGGCTAACCGTTTTGAAGCATTGCCTTCATGGTTACTTAGCTTGCCAAAACTATCATGGCTCGCTATTGCAGGCAATCCATTCTGCCAGGAAAGTCAACGAGAAGATCATCTGGCCGAAATCGCCTGGGAAGACCTAGAAATAAAAGAACAACTGGGTGAGGGAGCTTCGGGTAACATCTCGCAAGCTGTTTGGCAAAAACAGCCTCCCTTGGAAGTAGCGGTAAAAATATTCAAAGGCGAAGTAACCAGCGATGGCCTGCCTTCGGACGAGATGAAGGCGACTATAGCAGCAGGTACACATCCGAATTTGGTACAGATATTGGGCAAAATAAACCATCATCCCGAACTAAAACAGGGTTTGGTGCTGAGGCTCATTCCTTCCCACTATACCAACCTTGCCGGGCCTCCAAGCTATGAATCCTGTACCAGAGATAATTATACCGAAGGAACAAGTTTTACAGTAAATGCACTGGTGAATATTGCTGCTGGTATGGCTTCTGTTTGCACCCATCTTCATGCCCGAGGTCTGATGCATGGGGACTTCTATGCCCACAATATATTGATAGACCACGAAGCCCACGCCCTTTTGGGTGACTTTGGTGCAGGAGTTTTATACGACATTAGCTCTGAAGTAGCACCCGCATTGGAACGTCTGGAAGTAAGAGCTTATGGCTGTTTGCTGGAAGATTTATTGAATCATATCACTTCTACTGATGTTGATTTGCCAATAGTCAAGAACTTTACACAGCTAAAAAACGAGTGCATGCAAGCAGAGGTGATGAACAGGCCAGGTTTTGATGAAATTAGTAAAAGGATACAAGCAATGGTACCAATATCTAACTAG